A single region of the Elizabethkingia sp. JS20170427COW genome encodes:
- the nadA gene encoding quinolinate synthase NadA produces MNETLEQAKANLPVQGFLKYKDMMIPQGEELKQAILDLKKEKNAVILAHYYQPAEIQDIADFLGDSLQLARQAKETNADMIAFCGVHFMAEAAKILNPTKKVVLPDTLAGCSLADNCSGEGLRKMREKHPGALVATYINCNAETKAESDIIVTSSNAETIINALPKDKPLIFAPDRNLGRYLMQKTGREMILWDGSCVVHEAFSMERIAQQLADHPNAKLIAHPESEEAVLKLAHFIGSTAALLNFVEKDDCQEFIIATEEGILHEMKKRAPHKTLIPAQIFDESCNCSECFYMKRNTLEKLYLCMKYELPEIIIEEELRLKALQPIEAMLELSKSIK; encoded by the coding sequence ATGAACGAAACATTAGAACAAGCAAAAGCAAACCTTCCTGTACAAGGTTTCTTAAAATATAAAGATATGATGATTCCTCAAGGGGAGGAACTAAAGCAAGCTATTTTAGACCTTAAAAAAGAGAAAAATGCAGTCATCTTAGCACATTATTATCAACCTGCAGAAATTCAGGATATTGCAGATTTCTTAGGAGATTCTTTACAATTGGCTCGCCAGGCAAAAGAAACCAATGCAGATATGATTGCTTTTTGCGGGGTACATTTTATGGCCGAAGCGGCAAAAATCCTTAACCCAACTAAAAAGGTAGTATTGCCCGATACTTTGGCAGGATGCTCTCTAGCGGATAATTGCTCAGGAGAAGGTTTGAGAAAAATGAGAGAAAAACACCCAGGAGCTTTAGTAGCTACTTACATCAATTGTAATGCGGAAACCAAAGCGGAAAGTGATATTATTGTTACCAGCTCTAATGCGGAAACTATTATCAATGCTCTACCAAAAGATAAGCCGTTAATTTTCGCTCCAGATAGAAATTTAGGACGCTATCTGATGCAGAAAACAGGTAGAGAGATGATCCTTTGGGACGGAAGTTGTGTAGTGCATGAAGCATTTTCTATGGAGAGAATTGCCCAACAGTTGGCAGATCATCCTAACGCGAAGTTAATTGCACACCCTGAAAGCGAGGAAGCTGTATTAAAACTCGCTCATTTTATAGGATCTACGGCAGCTTTGTTAAATTTTGTAGAAAAAGATGACTGCCAAGAATTTATCATTGCTACTGAAGAAGGTATTTTGCACGAAATGAAAAAGAGAGCACCTCATAAAACCCTAATTCCAGCTCAGATTTTTGATGAGTCTTGCAATTGCTCGGAGTGCTTTTATATGAAGAGAAATACGCTTGAAAAGCTCTATTTGTGTATGAAATATGAATTGCCTGAAATTATTATAGAAGAAGAATTAAGGTTGAAGGCTTTACAACCTATTGAAGCGATGTTGGAATTATCCAAATCGATAAAATAA
- a CDS encoding YicC/YloC family endoribonuclease, with translation MILSMTGFGRAEGICEGKKISIDVKSLNSKGFDLNLKIPFRYKEKEFEIRKILNERIKRGKVDFYLNVETIDGRIDTSLNKEVIKAYMEQLSEIVPNAEQVELLKIAAKLPEAVSATNSELSEEEWQGLLSIIHQAVDNFINFRTTEGATLGKELKNYVNNITGYLTQVEPFEAARMETTKEKLLSNLNEFNEIDEARFYQEVAYYAEKLDVSEEKVRLAQHCRYFLEVIDSEENSGKKLGFIAQEMGREINTLGSKANHQEIQKLVVKMKDDLEKIKEQSLNVL, from the coding sequence ATGATTTTATCTATGACAGGCTTCGGCCGAGCAGAAGGTATCTGTGAAGGTAAAAAAATAAGCATTGATGTAAAATCTTTGAACAGCAAAGGTTTTGACCTTAATCTTAAAATACCTTTCAGATATAAAGAAAAAGAGTTTGAAATCCGAAAAATCCTCAACGAGAGAATCAAAAGAGGAAAAGTAGATTTTTATCTGAATGTAGAAACAATAGACGGTAGAATAGATACTTCCTTAAATAAGGAAGTTATAAAAGCATATATGGAGCAGCTCTCGGAAATTGTTCCTAACGCTGAGCAGGTAGAACTTTTAAAAATTGCGGCCAAACTTCCAGAAGCAGTATCCGCAACCAACAGTGAGCTTAGTGAAGAAGAATGGCAAGGATTACTATCAATTATCCACCAGGCGGTAGATAACTTTATCAATTTCAGAACTACGGAAGGAGCCACTTTGGGAAAAGAATTGAAAAACTATGTTAATAATATCACAGGATATCTTACCCAAGTAGAACCTTTTGAAGCTGCGCGTATGGAAACTACTAAAGAAAAATTGCTGAGCAACCTTAATGAATTTAATGAAATTGATGAAGCTCGTTTCTACCAAGAAGTAGCTTATTACGCTGAAAAATTAGATGTTTCTGAGGAAAAAGTAAGACTAGCGCAACATTGTAGATATTTCCTAGAAGTAATAGATTCAGAAGAGAATAGTGGAAAAAAACTAGGTTTTATTGCCCAAGAAATGGGTAGAGAAATCAACACTTTAGGATCAAAAGCTAACCACCAAGAAATTCAAAAATTGGTAGTGAAGATGAAAGACGATTTAGAAAAAATAAAAGAACAAAGCCTCAATGTCCTCTAA
- the folB gene encoding dihydroneopterin aldolase, translated as MKTKIILEDIKIYAYHGVLPEENILGTYYLVNAEIHADISKALEEDNLENTINYALVNDIIHQEMKIKSQLLEFVIGRMIRKLSEAFPEIEYIKMKLTKLQPPMPGEMKGVSVEVEQSLRD; from the coding sequence ATGAAGACAAAAATTATACTAGAAGACATCAAGATTTATGCTTACCACGGGGTACTTCCTGAAGAAAATATTTTAGGAACCTATTATTTGGTGAATGCAGAAATACATGCCGATATATCTAAAGCTCTTGAGGAGGATAATTTAGAAAATACCATAAACTATGCTTTGGTTAACGATATTATTCATCAAGAGATGAAGATAAAATCTCAGCTGCTAGAATTTGTCATTGGACGAATGATCAGAAAACTTTCAGAAGCTTTTCCTGAAATTGAATATATAAAAATGAAACTAACTAAACTTCAGCCACCTATGCCAGGGGAGATGAAGGGGGTAAGTGTGGAAGTAGAACAGTCTTTACGAGACTA
- the lpxK gene encoding tetraacyldisaccharide 4'-kinase: protein MKRWYLYPFSLVYNLITAIRNLFFNIGLLYGHKMRIPVIGVGNLSVGGTGKSPVVMYLADLLSKNHHRTGVLSRGYGRKSKGYIVTNYSSNYKQVGDEAMQLFTRFKNRIVIAVCEDRVLGAKKIIEDMNLETLVLDDSYQHRYIKPGFNILLTDYSDPYFKDFVLPAGNLREARSGYKRANAIIVTKCPDDLSEEKKKYYISRIAPYAYQKVFFGAIDYDANVYSLQKSLPVNNLDYYDILLITGIANPKHILKELGKYSNRIKHLKFKDHYSFTDSDINKIISEYQKLGEYKMILTTEKDFVRLKTFEKLLDKLYYWPINVDIDKKTEFNQMILDYVRKN, encoded by the coding sequence ATGAAGAGATGGTACCTCTACCCTTTTTCGTTGGTGTATAATTTAATTACCGCCATACGAAACCTATTTTTTAATATTGGGCTTTTATACGGCCACAAAATGCGCATTCCAGTAATTGGTGTGGGGAACCTTTCCGTTGGCGGTACAGGCAAATCCCCTGTAGTTATGTATTTGGCAGATTTGCTTTCCAAAAACCATCATCGTACAGGAGTACTTTCCCGCGGCTATGGTAGAAAGAGCAAAGGATACATTGTTACCAATTATTCCTCCAACTACAAACAAGTGGGAGATGAAGCCATGCAGTTGTTTACAAGGTTTAAAAACAGAATTGTAATCGCCGTATGTGAGGATCGTGTTTTGGGTGCAAAAAAAATTATTGAAGACATGAATCTTGAGACCTTGGTTCTTGACGATAGCTACCAACATCGATATATTAAGCCAGGCTTCAATATTTTATTAACCGATTATAGTGATCCTTATTTTAAAGATTTTGTACTTCCTGCAGGTAATTTGCGAGAAGCTAGATCGGGGTACAAAAGGGCAAATGCTATTATTGTTACCAAATGCCCAGATGACCTTAGCGAAGAGAAAAAGAAGTACTACATCAGTCGCATAGCTCCGTATGCTTATCAAAAGGTTTTCTTTGGTGCAATAGATTACGATGCCAATGTTTACTCCTTACAAAAATCGCTTCCAGTAAATAATTTGGATTATTACGACATTCTCCTTATTACGGGGATTGCCAATCCTAAACATATTTTAAAAGAATTAGGAAAATATTCCAATCGTATTAAGCATCTTAAATTTAAAGATCATTATTCCTTTACGGATTCGGATATCAACAAAATTATCTCAGAATATCAAAAACTAGGCGAGTACAAAATGATCCTTACCACAGAAAAAGATTTTGTACGACTAAAGACCTTCGAAAAACTATTAGACAAACTTTACTACTGGCCTATTAATGTAGATATAGATAAAAAAACAGAGTTCAATCAAATGATTTTAGATTATGTTAGAAAAAATTAA
- the gmk gene encoding guanylate kinase, which translates to MSSKKVIIFSAPSGSGKTTLVKYCLDQFAKLQFSISATTRQPRGEEKHGVDYFFHTPDEFRQKIALDAFVEYEEVYTDKYYGTLKSEVERIWDLGNVVIFDVDVKGGVNLKKIFAEKALSIFIAPPSIQELENRLIKRNTDDLETIKTRVAKAEEELGYAQYFDEVIVNDDLNQAKEEIAKLVGNFIEA; encoded by the coding sequence ATGTCCTCTAAGAAAGTTATTATCTTTTCCGCACCATCAGGTAGTGGTAAAACTACCTTGGTAAAGTATTGTTTAGATCAATTTGCTAAATTGCAATTCTCCATTTCTGCAACAACTCGCCAACCAAGAGGGGAAGAAAAGCATGGAGTAGATTATTTTTTTCATACTCCAGATGAGTTTCGACAAAAGATAGCTCTAGATGCTTTTGTAGAATATGAAGAAGTGTACACCGATAAATATTATGGTACACTGAAATCTGAAGTAGAGAGAATTTGGGATTTAGGAAATGTGGTGATTTTTGATGTGGATGTAAAAGGCGGGGTTAACCTCAAAAAGATTTTTGCAGAAAAAGCATTGTCTATATTTATAGCTCCTCCTTCCATTCAGGAACTAGAAAATCGCCTTATTAAGAGAAATACAGATGATCTGGAAACTATAAAAACCAGAGTAGCAAAAGCTGAAGAAGAATTAGGATATGCCCAGTACTTTGATGAGGTTATCGTTAATGATGACTTAAACCAAGCCAAAGAAGAAATTGCCAAATTAGTGGGCAATTTTATAGAAGCATAA